From Brienomyrus brachyistius isolate T26 chromosome 18, BBRACH_0.4, whole genome shotgun sequence, one genomic window encodes:
- the LOC125713260 gene encoding uncharacterized protein LOC125713260: MAAAWPVPCPVRVGTVRDGGMAARLHQHTLDRNLRKMEKLLKKGVNVDCVNHLGQTALFCASLLGLTGATELLLQYGADPNHRCADMSTPVHAAAFSCNPGLLAALLDAGGDLRLHDHEGRLPQDWAEAGAQEHSPRMLSFLRSCVSHMNSLLQPVQPQALQPTGCHSCKSLLHSPSFLNLLRPSGSDLHTSSKATTSDAVQCYGFGKLWLDRPQKLLGLLACIPLISDGDLGQAEDEPSLSYSCSSFINMINSSWKGCRVTVKELKTRLVSQCAGQDGYQDQLIAEQAYCCRLSHPHLLQLLAVSKSADLLGVRLVFERVHVGSLHSLLHQRRAEVPVLQTGALLTIVLHVCEALLFLHGRGLVLRALSSHSVQIVHPAVAKVTGLSFMVPSDEGRGSHGGTHPPLPPELYNWAAPEVIRLRSCTGKADLYSACTLIQEFYTDAVPWGPVDPSWIQQAVDSGESLAIHPAVPQPYYSLVSTCLQAQAQDRTNSLQDLRYLLCRDIREPSRSSWRESGLYPEPAGLSLPGWGLEFAEDRPHRRTVSKESEQVPQMGLADNLLDREMQNQLWQMDHLLDREGGGVKNQLPGMDLRGETAEGQHISYRHPDPGILDEAGSVDDSAKREQISRHMGAIVLNLKVSQALMQQSEASLLAVEMREGGATSSSSWDARGFDEVDGPCPDQVARGGGVFGRAVGPPLCYHPPLCDVLEEDEWDHKVQDPSCGNEEPTCYFSAEEDVYADVLQVSANSRGGQRVGGGLQRAGTRGREDSLWTVLLGWDSLLCRKSAFPGATDSGRPRESSGQAEWKTEVSAAVARMTRGRLAGPRSFEGRGTEELLWSHDSHRPGTENSDPETLLNSFAGLQSESEEERDLLAVTGMFQAPLLGAAQESSSESESIGSPVESFSVFLTPNPRHSQSPSLELDLEATDGVCQPGAGGATEEAGLRGRRFAVEESAEARPYPASPGSFPAAGSCLSDLAELSSITCSPGQQQERACQALGSPAVSRRHSLCYSTPRSPVQSPRSRAAGSRGDPPPHLERPLNATSWTGPPTMDTFATASTSTVASDIPSMQQSPPQTDTISSHVGESGTTWVSESQDNNEPGTGPEHDDQVKAGDPESSPSSDTTSPSLSSTPEKVLDTSVDLAKGDHSAAAHTTLKESGSAHSSQGTCCPTGDHSLLEDTVQRVHSTLDEMLHDMLLEQAAGEKVAGSATSVLQIVPQH, from the exons GGGTGAACGTCGACTGTGTCAATCACCTTGGCCAGACGGCCCTGTTCTGTGCTTCTCTCCTGGGTCTGACCGGAGCTACAGAGCTGCTCCTGCAGTACGGCGCCGACCCAAACCA CCGCTGCGCAGACATGAGCACCCCCGTGCATGCGGCTGCGTTCTCCTGCAACCCCGGGCTACTGGCGGCGCTGCTGGACGCCGGTGGCGACCTAAGACTTCACGACCACGAGGGTCGGCTCCCCCAGGATTGGGCGGAGGCCGGCGCACAGGAGCACAGTCCCAGG ATGCTAAGCTTCCTGAGGAGCTGCGTGTCGCACATGAACAGCCTTTTGCAGCCGGTCCAGCCCCAAGCCCTGCAGCCAACGGGCTGCCACTCCTGCAAGTCTCTCTTGCACTCCCCCTCCTTCCTGAACCTCCTAAGACCCAG CGGTTCAGACCTTCACACAAGCTCCAAGGCGACCACCTCCGACGCTGTCCAGTGTTATGGCTTCGGGAAG TTGTGGTTGGACCGGCCACAGAAGCTTCTAGGCTTGCTGGCCTGCATTCCCCTGATCTCCGACGGCGACCTTGGGCAGGCGGAGGATGAACCTTCTCTCTCATACTCCTGCAGTTCATTCATTAATATGATCAA TTCCAGCTGGAAAGGCTGCCGCGTGACAGTGAAGGAGCTGAAGACCCGCCTGGTGTCACAGTGCGCCGGTCAAGATGGCTACCAGGACCAGCTGATCGCGGAGCAGGCGTACTGCTG CCGGCTGTCCCACCCGCACCTTCTGCAGCTGCTGGCCGTCAGTAAGTCCGCTGACCTGCTTGGCGTCCGGCTGGTGTTCGAGAGGGTACACGTGGGGTCCCTCCACAGCCTCCTGCACCAGAGG CGGGCTGAAGTTCCTGTGCTCCAGACGGGAGCGCTGCTCACCATCGTGCTGCACGTATGCGAGGCCCTCCTGTTCCTGCATGGCCGGGGGCTGGTCCTGAGGGCCCTGTCTTCCCACAGCGTGCAGATCGTCCACCCCGCGGTGGCCAAAGTCACTGGGCTTAGCTTCATGGTGCCCAG CGACGAGGGCCGTGGCTCTCACGGCggcacccacccacccctcccccctgagCTGTACAACTGGGCCGCTCCGGAGGTCATCAGGTTGAGGTCCTGCACTGGCAAGGCTGACCTGTACAGTGCCTGCACTCTCATTCAGGAGTTCTACACAG ATGCGGTGCCGTGGGGTCCCGTGGACCCCTCCTGGATCCAGCAGGCGGTGGATTCCGGCGAGTCCCTGGCCATCCACCCCGCTGTGCCTCAACCCTATTACAGCCTGGTTAGCACCTGCCTGCAGGCCCAGGCACAGGATCGAACCAACAGCCTGCAAGACCTCCGCTACCTTCTCTGCCGCGACATCCGG GAGCCGTCTCGGAGCTCGTGGAGGGAAAGTGGCCTGTATCCGGAACCGGCAGGCCTGAGTTTACCGGGCTGGGGACTGGAGTTTGCAGAGGACCGGCCTCACCGCCGCACTG TGAGCAAGGAGTCGGAGCAGGTGCCGCAGATGGGACTGGCCGACAACTTGCTGGACAGAGAAATGCAGAACCAGCTCTGGCAGATGGACCATCTCCTggacagggagggagggggagtgaAGAATCAGTTGCCAGGGATGGACCTGAGGGGAGAGACGGCGGAGGGGCAACACATCTCCTACCGTCACCCGGATCCGGGCATCCTGGACGAGGCTGGTTCAGTGGACGACTCGGCGAAGAGGGAGCAGATCTCCAGGCACATGGGAGCCATCGTGCTGAACCTGAAGGTGTCCCAGGCGCTGATGCAGCAGTCTGAGGCCAGTCTGCTGGCCGTGGAGATGCGTGAGGGAGGTGCGACTTCCAGCAGCTCCTGGGACGCGCGTGGGTTCGATGAGGTGGATGGCCCGTGCCCAGACCAGGTCGCCAGAGGTGGGGGTGTTTTTGGTAGGGCTGTGGGGCCTCCCCTGTGTTATCACCCGCCACTTTGTGATGTCCTGGAAGAGGACGAGTGGGACCACAAGGTGCAAGACCCTAGCTGTGGGAATGAGGAGCCCACGTGTTACTTTTCGGCGGAGGAGGACGTGTATGCTGATGTACTTCAG GTGAGCGCAAACTCCAGAGGAGGTCAGAGGGTAGGAGGTGGTCTGCAGCGAGCTGGGACACGGGGACGTGAGGACAG TTTGTGGACAGTTCTTCTGGGCTGGGATTCCCTCCTCTGCAGGAAGTCTGCGTTTCCCGGAGCGACGGATTCAGGGAGGCCCAGAGAGTCCAGCGGCCAGGCCGAGTGGAAGA CCGAGGTCTCGGCGGCGGTGGCCCGGATGACGCGGGGACGCTTGGCTGGTCCCAGGAGTTTCGAGGGCAGGGGGACAGAGGAGCTCCTCTGGAGTCATGACTCCCATAGACCTGGGACAGAGAACAGTGACCCGGAGACCCTCCTCAACAGCTTTGCAG GCCTCCAGAGCGAGAGTGAGGAGGAGAGAGACCTCCTCGCTGTCACCGGAATGTTCCAGGCCCCACTACTGGGTGCTGCACAG GAGTCTTCATCCGAGTCAGAGAGCATTGGATCCCCAGTGGAGTCCTTCAGCGTGTTCCTCACCCCAAACCCAAGGCATTCGCAG TCGCCCAGCTTGGAGCTGGACCTGGAGGCCACAGATGGGGTTTGTCAGCCTGGAGCGGGAGGAGCAACAGAGGAGGCCGGGCTTAGAG gacGAAGGTTTGCAGTGGAGGAATCCGCAGAAGCGAGGCCTTACCCAGCCAGCCCTGGTTCTTTTCCGGCTGCTGG CAGCTGTCTCTCAGACTTGGCTGAGCTGTCCAGCATCACGTGTTCACCTGGGCAGCAGCAGGAGCGGGCATGCCAGGCCCTGGGGTCCCCCGCTGTCAGCCGACGCCACTCGCTTTGCTACAGCACCCCCCGCAGCCCAG TGCAAAGCCCTAGATCCAGGGCGGCCGGCAGCCGCGGTGacccacctccacacctggaGAGGCCGCTTAACGCCACCTCCTGGACCGGCCCCCCCACCATGGACACCTTCGCTACTGCCAGCACTTCCACAGTGGCT AGTGACATACCCAGCATGCAGCAGTCCCCCCCACAGACTGACACCATCTCATCCCATGTGGGCGAGAGTGGGACCACATGGGTGTCAGAGAGCCAAGATAATAATGAGCCTGGGACAGGCCCAGAGCATGACGACCAAGTGAAGGCGGGCGATCCGGAAAGTTCTCCCTCCAGTGATACCACCTCACCCAGCTTGAGCTCCACCCCCGAGAAGGTGCTGGACACTTCAGTGGACCTTGCTAAAG GTGACCACTCTGCCGCTGCTCACACCACCCTCAAGGAGAGTGGGTCTGCACACAGCAGCCAGGGAACATGCTGCCCCACAGGAGATCACAGTTTGCTGGAAGACACAGTCCAACG GGTGCATTCGACGTTGGACGAGATGCTGCATGACATGCTGCTGGAACAGGCTGCTGGAGAGAAGGTGGCAGGAAGTGCCACTTCAGTGCTCCAGATTGTGCCGCAACATTAG